From Butyricimonas paravirosa, one genomic window encodes:
- a CDS encoding DUF4925 domain-containing protein codes for MKNKFLLLLILGVAFFASCSDDDKDPFKNYSADYSGDKLALKLNGKEFSGTSVSFNSENKKNATLTLNKLIPGEPALEVKNLIVEELAGDDYTFAGENKNDDRIVLVEGAVKSGVLSLNTSFKVISKVVGEWMLAKPEMDDSYNMVSSCIHLEIVTDVDSIAFPIWGKLPINPNPEIEGDLGLTTLLQTLGGGILPGLLKKMNLKEDGNLIASYHQITGIQDLFQPDATPLVDSEEGLVRYNVKDGQIYILVDIESLLGRSTENNPTSMLMTMLETGIPLKVQLDGEKMRAYVDREMMLPFMSVLELLLPMIDDLELDPTFAAMGITNESLKQLVNDIINLVTKSSKVELGLNLTSFVEDEETQASLALPKVIEETVFQLAK; via the coding sequence ATGAAAAACAAGTTTTTATTGTTATTAATTTTAGGTGTCGCATTTTTTGCGAGTTGTAGTGATGATGATAAGGATCCCTTTAAAAATTATTCGGCAGATTATAGTGGAGATAAATTAGCATTAAAATTGAATGGAAAAGAATTTTCCGGAACATCGGTTTCTTTTAATTCGGAAAATAAGAAAAATGCAACACTTACATTGAATAAACTGATTCCCGGAGAGCCTGCTTTAGAAGTGAAAAATTTAATTGTTGAAGAGTTGGCAGGTGATGACTACACCTTTGCAGGAGAAAATAAGAATGATGATCGGATTGTATTGGTGGAAGGGGCTGTAAAATCAGGGGTGTTGAGTCTGAATACTAGTTTTAAGGTGATTTCTAAGGTTGTTGGAGAATGGATGTTGGCAAAACCTGAGATGGATGATAGCTATAATATGGTTTCTAGTTGTATCCATTTGGAAATTGTAACAGATGTTGATTCTATTGCTTTCCCTATATGGGGAAAATTGCCTATTAATCCAAATCCAGAAATAGAAGGAGATTTGGGATTGACAACATTGTTACAAACCTTAGGTGGTGGTATATTGCCTGGACTTTTGAAAAAAATGAATTTGAAAGAAGATGGAAATCTAATAGCTTCCTATCATCAAATAACGGGTATTCAAGATTTATTTCAGCCAGATGCAACTCCATTGGTTGATTCTGAAGAGGGGTTGGTAAGATATAATGTGAAGGATGGACAAATATATATATTGGTGGATATTGAATCTTTGTTAGGGCGGAGTACTGAAAACAATCCAACATCAATGCTTATGACAATGCTTGAAACGGGTATTCCGTTGAAGGTACAGTTGGATGGAGAGAAGATGAGAGCTTATGTTGATCGGGAAATGATGCTTCCTTTTATGAGTGTCTTAGAACTTTTGTTACCTATGATAGATGATTTGGAGTTGGATCCAACTTTTGCGGCAATGGGAATTACAAATGAAAGTTTGAAACAATTAGTGAATGATATTATAAATCTGGTAACAAAAAGTAGTAAAGTTGAGTTAGGGTTGAATT
- a CDS encoding PCMD domain-containing protein: protein MKNKLLLLLALSIAFFTGCKDDDDPEPPTIDKIVGQYSGENLKATIDGISAPEGTSVQIIQKDDNTTSFKLINIVPGYPEFEIPNVTFEALSRTYYSQLKGSITDNVSGYTVQANANIEDEIMEINISITEIEGEPASAESFYNKTFKGEMAIDLGLAPITMTQRVYVNKPSDKDPNKLRLRIENFSFQGINLGTIQLDTVSFVKRGEVYGFTAKDRELTDLEIPGVTGVKLTARGAIVEDHIMKLNLVVDASPLTVNVTFTGDTITESADTKINLIIEGDAVATQPDNSKTSSIYIFKIWETATASQLKLTPKIELPKGATLDSIVVRYSDGTKSILKEGESIDFSKIEGEKYDVKYHITPEDVRYPSTKTLRLEKMPEFKSIYQMNSWITPEGKEYQEPVNMASSNMAADFFPLSGMMIGHPELTATPYPVTQDGDAAKIITRDTYGGYIAFMAVVLPKVTAGTLFNGTFDLDATAPLKSTHFGEAYRGTAAPVAFKFTYKYTPGTTYFNTVVKTEGSTTTVTAEEIPDKIDECSLIAYLYEVDSYNDHLDGTNINESKKVILKAAFSGGSQDNFIEKTVNFEPTGNGSFDPANKKYKLAIVCTPSKEGDSYKGAPNSTLWVKSLEITY from the coding sequence ATGAAAAACAAATTACTATTGTTATTAGCTTTAAGTATTGCATTTTTTACAGGTTGTAAAGATGATGATGATCCAGAACCACCCACGATAGACAAAATTGTCGGGCAGTATTCCGGAGAAAATTTAAAAGCCACTATTGACGGAATCTCTGCACCGGAAGGAACTTCTGTACAAATTATTCAAAAAGATGACAACACGACTTCTTTCAAGTTAATCAACATAGTTCCCGGCTATCCCGAATTCGAAATTCCCAATGTCACGTTCGAAGCTCTCAGTCGCACTTATTACAGTCAATTAAAAGGCTCCATAACCGACAATGTCAGTGGATATACCGTTCAGGCCAACGCTAATATTGAGGACGAGATCATGGAAATTAACATCTCGATCACGGAAATTGAAGGAGAACCAGCAAGTGCGGAAAGTTTCTACAACAAAACGTTTAAAGGAGAAATGGCCATCGATCTGGGACTAGCCCCCATAACCATGACTCAACGCGTGTACGTGAACAAGCCATCAGATAAAGACCCGAACAAACTCCGCTTGAGAATCGAGAACTTCTCATTCCAAGGCATCAATCTAGGGACTATACAACTAGACACCGTCTCTTTCGTAAAAAGAGGAGAAGTATACGGATTCACGGCAAAAGACCGGGAACTTACAGACTTGGAAATTCCCGGTGTAACAGGGGTAAAACTAACTGCTCGCGGAGCCATCGTCGAAGATCACATCATGAAACTGAATCTCGTGGTGGATGCCTCCCCCTTGACTGTTAATGTTACTTTTACGGGAGACACAATCACGGAAAGCGCTGACACTAAAATCAACTTAATAATTGAAGGGGATGCCGTAGCCACACAACCGGATAATTCAAAAACATCCTCTATTTACATTTTCAAAATCTGGGAAACAGCTACTGCCAGCCAACTAAAGCTAACACCTAAGATTGAACTCCCGAAAGGCGCCACATTGGATTCCATTGTCGTTCGATATTCAGACGGGACGAAATCCATACTCAAAGAAGGTGAATCCATTGATTTCTCCAAAATTGAAGGAGAAAAATACGACGTAAAATATCACATTACACCCGAAGACGTACGCTATCCCAGCACCAAAACTCTCCGCTTAGAGAAAATGCCGGAATTCAAATCCATCTACCAAATGAATAGCTGGATTACTCCAGAAGGGAAAGAGTATCAAGAACCGGTGAACATGGCCAGTTCCAATATGGCTGCAGATTTCTTTCCTTTATCAGGAATGATGATCGGTCACCCCGAATTAACAGCAACACCCTATCCCGTTACACAAGACGGAGATGCAGCGAAAATCATAACAAGAGACACGTACGGTGGTTATATCGCATTCATGGCTGTCGTGCTACCTAAAGTTACTGCCGGAACATTATTCAACGGAACATTCGATTTAGATGCCACCGCACCCTTGAAAAGTACCCACTTCGGGGAAGCTTACCGGGGAACAGCAGCTCCCGTAGCCTTCAAATTCACATACAAATACACGCCTGGAACAACGTACTTCAACACGGTAGTTAAAACAGAGGGTTCCACCACGACAGTTACCGCAGAAGAAATTCCGGACAAAATAGACGAGTGTTCTTTAATCGCCTACTTATACGAAGTCGATTCTTACAATGACCACCTAGACGGAACAAATATCAACGAATCCAAGAAAGTAATCCTAAAAGCTGCTTTCAGTGGCGGATCTCAAGACAACTTTATAGAAAAAACGGTCAATTTCGAACCCACGGGAAATGGTTCATTTGACCCTGCCAACAAAAAGTACAAGCTTGCCATTGTCTGCACCCCAAGTAAAGAAGGAGATTCCTACAAAGGAGCTCCTAACAGCACGTTATGGGTAAAATCTTTGGAAATAACCTATTAA
- a CDS encoding DUF4925 domain-containing protein, producing the protein MKNKFLLLMVLGIVFFASCSDSDNKDTPKDFNGIYSTTSTDRVLDLKYSNAVFIGKSVDFNSADGKSATLKLQGVVPGESETVFSSVPLESGSSVYTFSAENKNDSRTVTLEGSIVKGKLTVNVNVKFAQNELMKTWDFSSVKMAWTPHDYPLTEVDLGFTKMKITTGLLATMAPTMLAKELKNYLQNVTFREDGNIVATYNTATVTEENPEPEADWQSSPLNLAQYCVKDGVCYVFLSLDMIMRQVDMDQEGRSTGTDPILGAVEQLLANGIPVHFEKTVGADGKDALYVYLDEVLLKQLGPLLPMVESLIPEDMAFEASILGKTISVPIGPILENLPGALEVTTAMQVGLQFKGAE; encoded by the coding sequence ATGAAGAACAAGTTTTTATTATTAATGGTTTTAGGAATTGTATTTTTTGCTAGTTGTAGCGATAGTGACAATAAAGACACGCCGAAAGATTTTAACGGGATTTATTCTACAACGAGTACGGATCGGGTGTTAGATTTGAAGTATAGTAACGCTGTATTTATCGGGAAATCTGTTGATTTTAATTCTGCGGATGGAAAGAGTGCAACCTTGAAGTTGCAAGGGGTTGTCCCGGGAGAGAGTGAAACAGTATTCTCTAGTGTTCCATTGGAGTCCGGCAGTTCGGTTTATACGTTCTCTGCCGAGAATAAAAATGATTCCCGAACAGTGACTTTGGAAGGTTCTATCGTGAAAGGGAAGTTGACGGTGAACGTGAACGTGAAGTTTGCCCAAAATGAGTTGATGAAGACATGGGATTTTTCATCAGTAAAAATGGCATGGACTCCTCACGATTATCCTTTGACAGAGGTCGATTTGGGATTTACTAAAATGAAGATCACTACAGGATTGCTGGCGACTATGGCTCCCACGATGTTGGCAAAAGAGCTAAAGAATTATTTACAAAACGTGACTTTCAGGGAAGATGGAAATATCGTGGCGACTTATAATACAGCTACTGTAACAGAAGAAAATCCGGAACCGGAGGCTGATTGGCAGAGTTCACCGTTGAATCTGGCACAGTATTGCGTGAAAGATGGTGTTTGTTACGTGTTTTTGAGCTTGGATATGATTATGCGACAGGTTGATATGGATCAAGAGGGACGTTCAACGGGAACGGATCCGATTCTTGGTGCTGTTGAGCAATTGTTGGCTAATGGGATTCCTGTGCATTTTGAAAAGACTGTGGGAGCGGATGGTAAAGATGCGTTGTACGTTTATTTGGATGAGGTGCTGCTGAAACAATTGGGCCCTCTGTTACCGATGGTTGAGAGTTTGATCCCGGAGGATATGGCATTCGAGGCTAGTATTCTCGGGAAAACTATATCTGTTCCTATTGGACCGATTCTGGAAAATCTGCCGGGTGCGTTGGAAGTAACGACTGCTATGCAGGTGGGATTGCAATTCAAAGGAGCCGAGTAG
- a CDS encoding DUF4925 domain-containing protein has protein sequence MSNKLLLLLILGVVFFSACSDDDKDPNYDGTYKDSGLELSRDGMALSGKSVALSGNTLTLGNVIPGEPALAIPVTITGNVVEGTSSNDFREVKVSGKIEGGKMNLTLAVKNKATDIEGTWAVGNLDAGIMATHFTFTTDKEKVKYGETEVAPENVIGFVNGIFGWMLPTFLRDITFTSDGNITASYNSDMNNPQYATSPKGMAFYNLVGGKLYISANIAGIVEDIGRSTSDPLTEIMVVLEQGLPFEITKDTEKETMDVYMTRETLLPFMSLLPMLGEVMPEEFQSYAGFITDLGPIIQEGKTAELGLVLTQKKTAE, from the coding sequence ATGAGTAACAAATTATTATTACTGTTGATTTTAGGAGTCGTGTTTTTTTCCGCTTGCAGCGATGATGACAAGGACCCGAATTATGACGGGACATATAAAGATTCTGGATTGGAGTTGTCAAGGGACGGGATGGCATTGAGTGGAAAGAGTGTCGCTTTATCAGGTAACACGCTAACCTTGGGTAACGTGATTCCGGGAGAACCGGCATTGGCGATTCCCGTGACGATCACGGGAAATGTAGTGGAAGGTACGAGCAGTAATGATTTCCGGGAAGTGAAGGTTTCCGGGAAAATTGAAGGAGGAAAAATGAACCTGACTCTTGCGGTAAAGAATAAGGCCACGGATATTGAGGGAACTTGGGCGGTAGGAAATCTGGATGCAGGCATTATGGCCACACATTTTACTTTCACGACAGATAAGGAAAAGGTGAAATACGGTGAGACCGAGGTCGCTCCGGAGAACGTGATAGGGTTTGTGAATGGTATATTTGGATGGATGTTACCCACTTTTCTAAGGGATATAACATTCACGAGTGATGGCAATATCACGGCTTCTTACAATAGTGATATGAATAATCCGCAATATGCAACGTCTCCTAAAGGTATGGCCTTTTATAATTTGGTGGGAGGAAAGTTGTATATCTCTGCAAATATTGCAGGTATCGTGGAGGATATCGGGCGTAGTACTTCTGACCCGTTGACAGAGATCATGGTCGTGCTGGAACAGGGCCTTCCTTTTGAGATCACGAAAGATACGGAAAAAGAGACAATGGATGTCTATATGACCCGGGAGACGTTATTACCATTTATGTCTTTGCTTCCTATGTTGGGAGAGGTTATGCCTGAAGAATTCCAGAGTTACGCTGGATTTATCACGGATTTGGGACCGATTATCCAAGAAGGGAAAACGGCGGAACTGGGATTGGTGTTGACGCAAAAGAAAACCGCTGAATAG
- a CDS encoding RluA family pseudouridine synthase, with the protein MRPQNSPRAKAPRSRSFEVQEENTLMPFLLQALHDQSRTAVKSFLAHKLVQVNNRVTTQFDTPLKPGDTVTVGMNKNAAPFHHPMLNILHEDEHLIVVEKASGLLSMGTERDKTKTAYYILNNYVKNKDPRNHIFILHRLDKETSGVMMFAKNKKVQEILQKNWNEMIRERKYVAVIEGCPQPKQGQVKSYISENKALIVHSTSSQDGKLAITNYTTLKSNRQFSLVELELETGRKNQIRVHMQEIGHPVTGDPKYGATKNPLHRLALHAFKLTFIHPVTGKEMKFETPVPTKFTTLFK; encoded by the coding sequence ATGAGACCCCAGAATTCACCCCGTGCCAAAGCCCCGCGTAGCCGTAGTTTCGAAGTACAAGAAGAAAACACGTTAATGCCTTTCCTGTTACAAGCTTTACATGACCAAAGCAGGACAGCCGTGAAATCATTCCTCGCCCACAAACTCGTGCAGGTGAACAACCGTGTCACCACACAATTCGACACGCCACTCAAACCCGGGGACACGGTAACCGTCGGGATGAACAAAAATGCGGCTCCTTTCCATCACCCCATGCTCAACATCCTGCATGAGGACGAACACCTGATTGTCGTGGAAAAGGCAAGCGGGTTACTCTCCATGGGAACAGAGCGGGATAAAACCAAAACAGCCTATTACATCCTGAACAACTACGTGAAAAATAAAGATCCCCGGAACCATATCTTTATCCTGCATCGCCTAGACAAAGAAACCTCTGGTGTCATGATGTTTGCCAAAAACAAAAAAGTTCAAGAAATCCTACAAAAAAACTGGAACGAAATGATCCGGGAACGGAAATATGTCGCCGTCATCGAGGGATGCCCGCAACCGAAACAAGGACAGGTGAAATCCTACATCAGCGAGAACAAAGCTCTGATCGTCCACTCCACTTCTTCACAAGACGGGAAATTGGCCATCACGAACTACACGACCTTAAAATCGAACCGGCAATTCTCACTCGTGGAACTTGAATTGGAAACCGGACGCAAAAACCAAATTAGGGTACATATGCAGGAAATCGGACACCCCGTTACCGGAGACCCCAAATACGGGGCCACGAAAAACCCCTTGCACCGCTTGGCCTTACACGCTTTCAAGCTCACTTTTATCCATCCCGTCACGGGAAAAGAAATGAAATTCGAGACCCCCGTTCCCACGAAATTCACGACCCTGTTCAAGTAA
- a CDS encoding urocanate hydratase, with protein sequence MTLQEFQQSIREGIPAELPAPKAYEPEINHAPKRKDILTKEEKKLAIRNALRYFDPKHHAVLAPEFAEELEKYGRIYMYRFRPDYKMYAHNINDYPHKSLQAAGIMLMMNNNLDYAVAQHPHELITYGGNGAVFQNWAQYRLAMKYLSEMTDEQTLVLYSGHPMGLFPSHKDAPRVVVTNGMVIPNYSKPDDWERFNALGVSQYGQMTAGSFMYIGPQGIVHGTTITVLNAGRKISKHGEGLAGKLFITAGLGGMSGAQPKAGNIAGCISITAEINPKATHTRHSQGWVDEVIDDLDKLVERVKVAREKKETVSIAYQGNVVDVWERFAEGDVPVELGSDQTSLHNPWAGGYYPVGVSFEESKRMMAEEPELFKQKVQESLRRHVAAINKCVARFNTYFFDYGNAFLLESSRAGADIMKPNGDFKYPSYVQDIMGPMCFDYGFGPFRWVCSSGDPKDLAKTDEIAARVLEEIKTHSPKEIQQQMDDNIRWIKAAMENHLVVGSQARILYADAEGRVKIAEAFNKAIAAGEISAPVILGRDHHDVSGTDSPYRETSNIYDGSRFTADMAIQNVIGDSFRGATWVSIHNGGGVGWGEVINGGFGMMLDGSADSDRRLKNMLFWDVNNGISRRSWARNEGAVFAIKRAMEANPNLKVTLPNFADDQLIESLF encoded by the coding sequence ATGACATTACAAGAATTTCAACAATCAATTAGGGAAGGGATTCCGGCAGAATTGCCGGCTCCGAAGGCTTACGAGCCGGAGATTAACCATGCCCCTAAAAGGAAAGACATCCTGACGAAAGAAGAAAAGAAACTGGCGATACGTAACGCTTTACGTTATTTTGACCCGAAACACCATGCCGTGTTGGCCCCGGAGTTTGCCGAGGAGTTGGAGAAATACGGGCGTATTTACATGTATCGTTTCCGTCCGGATTACAAGATGTATGCTCATAATATCAATGATTATCCTCACAAGAGCCTGCAAGCGGCGGGTATCATGCTGATGATGAATAATAATCTGGATTATGCCGTGGCTCAACATCCTCACGAGTTGATTACTTACGGGGGCAACGGGGCGGTGTTCCAGAACTGGGCTCAGTATCGTCTGGCAATGAAGTATTTGTCGGAAATGACCGACGAGCAGACGTTGGTATTATATTCCGGTCACCCGATGGGATTGTTCCCGTCGCATAAGGATGCTCCGCGTGTAGTGGTTACGAACGGTATGGTAATCCCGAATTATTCCAAACCGGATGATTGGGAACGTTTTAACGCTTTGGGTGTTTCCCAGTACGGGCAGATGACTGCAGGCTCGTTCATGTATATCGGTCCGCAGGGAATTGTTCACGGAACCACGATTACCGTGTTGAATGCCGGGCGTAAGATTTCCAAACATGGAGAAGGATTAGCCGGAAAATTGTTTATCACCGCGGGATTAGGTGGTATGTCGGGTGCGCAGCCGAAAGCCGGGAATATTGCCGGATGTATCAGTATTACAGCCGAGATTAACCCGAAAGCCACGCATACCCGTCACTCTCAAGGATGGGTGGATGAGGTGATTGATGATTTGGATAAACTGGTGGAACGGGTGAAAGTGGCTCGTGAGAAGAAAGAGACTGTTTCCATTGCTTACCAGGGGAACGTGGTGGACGTGTGGGAACGTTTCGCGGAGGGTGATGTGCCTGTTGAACTGGGATCAGACCAGACTTCATTGCATAACCCGTGGGCCGGTGGTTACTATCCCGTGGGCGTGAGTTTCGAGGAGTCCAAGCGGATGATGGCCGAAGAACCGGAGTTATTCAAGCAAAAGGTACAAGAATCTTTGCGTCGTCACGTGGCTGCTATTAACAAGTGCGTGGCACGTTTCAATACTTATTTCTTTGATTACGGTAACGCATTCCTGTTGGAGTCTTCCCGTGCGGGTGCTGACATCATGAAACCGAACGGTGATTTCAAATACCCGTCATACGTGCAGGACATTATGGGACCGATGTGTTTTGACTACGGTTTTGGTCCGTTCCGTTGGGTATGTTCCAGTGGTGACCCGAAGGATTTGGCGAAGACGGATGAGATTGCAGCTCGTGTGTTAGAGGAAATCAAGACACATTCTCCGAAAGAGATTCAACAACAGATGGATGATAATATCCGTTGGATCAAGGCTGCTATGGAGAATCATTTGGTCGTTGGGTCGCAAGCCCGGATCTTGTATGCCGATGCTGAAGGTCGTGTTAAGATTGCCGAGGCGTTTAACAAGGCTATCGCTGCCGGGGAAATTTCTGCTCCCGTGATTTTAGGACGTGATCATCATGACGTTTCCGGTACGGATTCTCCTTATCGAGAGACTTCAAATATATATGACGGATCTCGTTTCACGGCCGACATGGCTATCCAGAACGTGATCGGGGATTCTTTCCGCGGTGCGACTTGGGTATCTATCCACAATGGTGGTGGCGTAGGTTGGGGAGAAGTTATTAACGGTGGTTTCGGAATGATGCTTGACGGTTCTGCCGATAGCGACAGACGTTTGAAGAATATGTTATTCTGGGACGTGAATAATGGAATCTCCCGTCGTAGCTGGGCTCGTAACGAGGGGGCTGTTTTTGCCATTAAACGTGCCATGGAAGCAAACCCGAATTTGAAGGTGACGTTACCGAATTTTGCCGATGACCAGTTGATCGAGTCATTGTTTTAA
- a CDS encoding DUF2027 domain-containing protein, with protein sequence MNIRIGDIVRFISDKLEGKVTGIIDNNTVNVYCDEYGFEIPASVNNLVVIHSDSNTTKMVSATSASGQKNVVMESADTLYIAFVPENFNNLTESRFDIYFVNDTTQTSLYSISFHDGEKYTGITAGNCNPNTTYLIGNYSLKEIDTIKSIHVQSVFYQKGVHVLKNAIDTQIKVTPVNLCKAGAYKHTRWFNSTSLLRPLDKESIVKEEGLETIPEQFLQKTPHKTEDTPHKETPKQSSSNIIEIDLHIDKLLDDTTGMENKDMLDYQMDVFHKTLEQYKLRRGQKIVFIHGKGDGVLRQRILWELQTKYKRFNHQDASFKQYGYGATMVTIK encoded by the coding sequence ATGAATATAAGAATAGGCGACATTGTACGATTTATATCAGACAAGCTAGAGGGTAAAGTTACCGGCATCATTGACAACAACACCGTGAACGTGTATTGTGACGAATACGGGTTCGAAATTCCTGCATCCGTGAATAACCTGGTGGTCATTCATTCCGACAGCAACACGACAAAAATGGTTTCCGCCACGTCCGCATCCGGACAGAAAAACGTGGTCATGGAATCGGCCGATACCCTTTACATCGCGTTCGTCCCCGAAAATTTCAACAACCTGACAGAAAGTCGGTTCGATATTTATTTCGTGAACGATACCACTCAAACCAGTCTTTATTCCATCTCGTTTCATGACGGGGAAAAGTACACCGGGATTACGGCAGGTAACTGCAACCCGAATACGACATACCTGATCGGCAATTACTCGCTCAAAGAAATCGACACGATTAAATCGATACACGTGCAATCAGTGTTCTACCAGAAAGGCGTTCACGTACTGAAAAACGCCATCGACACGCAAATCAAGGTCACCCCGGTAAACTTGTGTAAAGCGGGAGCTTACAAACATACCCGCTGGTTTAATTCCACCTCACTACTCCGACCGCTGGACAAAGAATCCATCGTCAAAGAAGAAGGCTTGGAAACCATTCCGGAACAATTTTTACAAAAAACACCTCATAAAACGGAAGACACGCCCCACAAGGAAACTCCCAAACAATCCAGTAGCAACATCATCGAGATCGACTTGCACATTGACAAGCTACTCGACGACACGACAGGCATGGAAAACAAGGATATGCTGGACTACCAGATGGACGTGTTCCACAAAACACTGGAACAATACAAACTCCGCCGGGGCCAAAAGATCGTGTTCATACACGGCAAAGGAGACGGAGTATTAAGGCAACGTATCCTTTGGGAACTTCAAACCAAATACAAACGTTTCAACCATCAGGACGCCTCTTTCAAGCAATATGGTTACGGGGCCACGATGGTCACGATAAAATAA
- the trxB gene encoding thioredoxin-disulfide reductase, with amino-acid sequence MSTENAIERVKCLIIGSGPAGYTAAIYASRANLNPVLYTGMQMGGQLTTTTEVENFPGYPEGVTGPVMMEDMRKQAERFGTDIRFGIATDVDFSGHPHKVTIDGEKVIEADAVIIATGATAKYLGLPSEEAFRGAGVSACATCDGFFYRGKDVAVVGGGDTACEEATYLAGLCRKVYLIVRKNYLRASKAMQERVFRTENIEVLFEHNTLELFGSDMGVEGARLVYKKGTPEEATKEIKIDGFFLAIGHTPNTEVFKKYIEVDEQGYIITEGKSCKTNVPGVFAAGDVMDPTYRQGIAAAGTGCRAAIDAERYIGELHA; translated from the coding sequence ATGTCAACAGAAAATGCTATAGAAAGAGTTAAATGCTTGATTATAGGGTCAGGGCCTGCTGGGTATACGGCAGCGATATACGCATCGAGAGCTAATTTGAATCCGGTGTTGTACACGGGAATGCAAATGGGTGGTCAGTTGACCACGACCACGGAAGTGGAAAACTTCCCGGGATACCCGGAAGGCGTGACCGGTCCGGTGATGATGGAAGATATGAGAAAACAAGCGGAACGTTTCGGAACGGATATTCGTTTCGGGATCGCGACGGATGTTGACTTTTCCGGTCATCCTCACAAGGTTACGATCGACGGGGAGAAGGTGATCGAGGCGGATGCCGTGATTATTGCAACGGGTGCAACTGCCAAGTACTTGGGTCTGCCTTCAGAAGAGGCATTCCGCGGGGCTGGTGTTAGTGCTTGTGCAACTTGCGACGGATTCTTCTATCGCGGAAAAGACGTGGCTGTTGTAGGTGGTGGAGATACCGCTTGCGAGGAGGCTACTTATTTGGCCGGGTTGTGTCGTAAAGTATATTTGATTGTTCGTAAGAACTATTTGAGAGCATCGAAGGCTATGCAGGAACGTGTGTTCAGAACGGAAAACATTGAAGTATTGTTCGAGCATAACACGTTGGAATTGTTTGGGTCAGACATGGGAGTTGAGGGCGCTCGTTTGGTGTACAAGAAGGGAACCCCGGAAGAGGCAACCAAGGAGATTAAGATTGACGGGTTCTTCCTGGCTATCGGGCATACTCCGAATACAGAAGTGTTCAAAAAATATATCGAAGTCGACGAGCAAGGGTATATCATTACCGAAGGTAAGTCTTGCAAGACGAATGTACCGGGTGTGTTTGCCGCAGGAGACGTGATGGACCCGACTTATCGTCAGGGAATTGCTGCTGCCGGAACCGGTTGCCGTGCTGCTATTGATGCGGAACGTTACATCGGAGAATTACACGCGTAA